The DNA sequence TGTCGGGCGTGAGAAGATCGCGGGAGCCCGTCAGGAGCAGTGTCTTCGGCAATACCGACAGATCGCCATAGACCGGGCTGATACGCCAGTCTGTCGGATCCAATCCGGCACTATAGAGCCGGATTGCCTCACGCCCGCCGGCGATGCCCAACCATGGATCATTCCGCTCCGCCTCAAACACTTCGGGGTTCGCGAGCGAGACGTCGAGGCCGGGTGAAATCAGCACATGGCGCGACGGCACCGGCAAACCCTCGTCCGCCGCCATCATGGTCAGCACCACGGCCATGTTGCCGCCGGCGGAATCGCCCATGAAGACGATATCTTCCGCCTCTGTCTCATCGAGCATCTGGCGGTAGACAGCGCCGACCATGCCGAACATGGCGTGGAAATCGTGTTCCGGGGCGATAGGGTAGATCGGCACGGTGATGCCGTAGCCCAGCCGGTCGGCCATGTCGGCGATCAGATACCAGTGATAGGGCGTGATTTCAAAGACATAAGCGCCGCCATGCAGGTAGAGTATCCGCTTGTGCTCTCCGGCCTTGGGGGCGATTTCGTAGACCGGAAAACCGTCCACGCTGCGCGTCTGGATTTCGAAACGCTGATGCAGCGCGGCCGGCGGATGGTGATCCTCTGTCTTGCGCGCGGCGGCGATCCAGCGCTGCAGGTTTTCCGGGCTGGAAAAGGCTTGCTTGCGGCTGTGCCTGAGCACGAAGGACACAACGTGGCTTTTCAAACTTGGCATGCGAATACACGAACTTCGGCTGCAGCCGACTAAGAGAACTCCCCCTTGCAACGAAGATCGTGCCTTGGCCGAGAATGTCAAGATTTACGGCGTGCCCACACGCTGGTGTGATCCGCGCGTCGTCGGCGCCGCGGCAAAAGTGCCGTGCGCAATCGGTTGCTGGTGGCCATCGGGGATGTGTGGGATCCCCGGTGGACGCCGAGCAATTTGTATTTGTCGGCGAACGTCGTCACCGCGTAGAGCCTAGCAGCAGCGAGGCGAGTGTGGCCTGCGGATCGTTCGGCGGCGATGCCGGCCAGCCGATGTCCTTCTGGACATGCGCCGGCAAGCTGTTCAGCGCGCGGATCGATTTGTTCCTGGCGTGGGCTTGCCTGATGGCCACACCCAAGCGGCCGAAATTTTCGAACATCGTCATTGTCATCTCCCCTGAAGAACGGCGATGGCCAAGGACTGTCCTCAGCCGCCGTTCGATGTGCGGGTAAATGCGCTGTGCATGTATCTGCTGGATTTCGCGAAAACAGCGTTTCGGTTTCCGGATCGGACGATCCGGAAACATTTGCATACAAATAAATCGAGGGAGTGGCCGGCGCGTCTATTCGCGGCTGCGCCGAGCAGCATGGCCTTCGCGGGAGCGCCGGCGCGGTGCTGCATCTCCGGCGATGCCATCCTCGCTCACCGTCTTGCGCGGCGGCAGCTTCACCGCCGCCGCCAGTTTCGGGAACGGGTCGACCTTGTTGGGCAGCGCCATGGCGTAGACGAAGTGCTCCTGGAATTTCGGCTCGAGCGCCGTCTCGATCTTTTCGATCTGGCTCACCGTCTCCTCGATCTCGCGGCGATAGCCGCGATTGAGCAGCGCCATGCGAGCACCCGCGCCGGCGGCGTTGCCCACGGCCGAGACCTTGTCGAGGTCGCAATCGGGGATGAGACCTAGCACCATGGCGTATTTCGGATCGATGAAGGAGCCGAAGGCACCGGCGAAGTGGATGCGGTCGACATGCTCGGTGTTCTGTTTTTCCATCAACAGCTTGGTGCCGGCATAGAGCGCCGCCTTGGCCAACTGAATGGCACGCACGTCTGTCTGGGTGATGGTGATCTTGGGTTCGCCTTCCTTCAGCACGTAGGAGAAGGTGCGGCCGTTGGCAACGACGCGCGGCGAGCGCGCGGCAAGCGATCCGTCGACGACGCCATCCTCGGAGATGACGCCGGCGAGATACATTTCGGCGACGATCTCGATGATGCCGGAGCCGCAAATGCCGGTGACGCCGGTCGCCTGCACGCTGTCGAGGAAGCCGGGCTCGTCGGACCACAGTTCCGAGCCGATGACGCGGTATTTCGGCTCCAGCGTGTCTGGATCGATGCGCACGCGCTCGATGGCGCCGGGCGCAGCCCGCTGGCCACCGGAGATTTCGGCGCCTTCGAAAGCCGGACCGGTAGGCGAGGAAGCAGCGACTACCCGTGTACGGTTTCCGAGTACGATCTCGGCATTGGTGCCGACGTCCACGATCAGCATCATCTCGTCCTGGCGGTGCGGGCCTTCGGACAGGGTCACGGCCGCCGCGTCGGCGCCGACATGACCGGCGATGCAAGGCAACATATAGAGCCGTGCGCCCTGGTTGAGCTTCAGCCCGATGTCGGAGGCCTTGATGCGAACGGCGCCCGAGACGGCAAGCGCGAAGGGCGCGCCACCGAGTTCGGTCGGATCGATGCCGAGGAACAGGTGATGCATGATCGGATTGCCGACGAAGACGGAATCCAGGATGTCGTTGCGCTGGACATTGCCTTCCGCGCAAACCTTATCGACGAGGCCGGAGATTGCCTCGCGGACAGCAACCGTCATGCCTTCGCGGCCATCCGGGTTCATCATCACATAGGAGACGCGGCTCATCAGATCCTCGCCGAAGCGGATCTGCGGGTTCGACGTTCCGGACGAGGCGGCGACGCGGCCCGACAGCAGCGACACCAGATGCATGGCGATGGTGGTCGAGCCGATGTCGCAGGCCAGGCCATAGGCCTCGTTCTTGAGGCCCGGCCACAGCGCGATGACGCGCGCTGTCTCGGTGTCCGTATCCTTGTAGATGGCGGCGGTCGCCGTCCAGTTGCCCTTGCGCAAAATACCTTGCACTTGCGGCAGCAGATAAAAATCGAAGTCCAGGCTTTTGAGGTTCCAGTCCTTCATCAGGGCGATCTTCAGGCGGTCGAGATCGCCAAGCGGCTTGTGCATGTCTGGTTCTTCGATCTCGACGTAGCACATGCGGATCGCGGAATCGCGGGCGATGACCCTGGTGTCGGCATCCTTGCGGATGGTCTGGGCGTTGATGACCGTGTCCTGCGGCACGTCAATGACGAGATCGCCGAGAATCTGGGCGGAGCAGGAGAGGCGGCGCCGTTCGGGCAGGCCGCGCACACGTTCATAGCGCTCTTCCTTAGGGCCTTTGGGTGATATGTGGTCGTTTGAGGAGGTGATCTTGTGCTTGGCGAAATTGCCTTCCTGCACCTCGATCTGGCAGCGTCCGCAAGTGGCGCGTCCGCCGCACACGCTCTCGACATAGACGCCGAGCTGGCGCGCGGCGTCGAGCACGGGCGTGCCGACAGGGAACCGCCCGCGCTTGCCTGACGGCATGAACAGCACGAGCGGATCGGTTATGTTTGCAGGCGAGTTCACGATTGCGCGCTTATCCCCGGCCCATGCGGGCTTCACGGCCACCGCGTCGGCGGCCGCCATTGCCGCCGCCTTCGCCCGGCGCGTTGACCGCTGTCGGCGCTGCCACCGCCTGGCCGCCTTCGGCCGGCTTGTAATCCTTGTAGGTCTTGATCCATTTGGTGCAGTTCTCGTCGGTGCCGTTCAGCACGTTGGCGCCGCGCACCGCTTCCATTTCCTGCTGGCGCACCGGGTTCATGATCGCCGAGGTCATGCCAGCGCCGATCACCATCGGGATGAAGGCGGCGTTGATGCCGTGGCGGTGCGGCAGGCCGAAGGAGATGTTGGACAGGCCGCAGGTGGTGTTGACCTTGAGCTCTTCGCGGAGCCGACGCAGCAGGGCGAACACCTGACGGCCGGCATCGCCCAGCGCGCCGATCGGCATCACCAGCGGATCGACGACGACGTCATGCGCCGGGATGCCGAAATCGGCGCAGCGCTGCACGATCTTCTTGGCGACGGCAAAGCGCACGTCCGGATCCATCGAAATGCCGGTCTCGTCGTTGGAGATGGCGACGACCGGCACATTGTATTTCTTGATCAGCGGCAGGATGGCCTCGAGCTTTTCCTCCTCGCCGGTGACGGAATTGACCAACGGGCGGCCCTTGGCGACTTTCAGCGCGGCTTCGATCGCGGCGGTGACGGAACTGTCGATCGACAGCGGCAGATCGACCAGGCCCTGGACGATCTCCAGCGTCTGCACCAGAAGGCCAGGTTCGGTTTCGTTCGGGTTGACCGAGGTGACGCCGGCATTGACGTCGAGCATGGTGGCGCCGCAGGCGGCCTGCTCCAGCGCGTCCTTGATGACGGTCTCGAAATTGCCAACCACCATTTCGGCGGCGAGCTTCTTGCGGCCGGTCGGGTTGATGCGTTCGCCAATCACGCAGAAAGGCTGGTCGAAGCCGATGATGATTTCTCGTGTCGCCGAGGCGACGATGGTCCGGGTCATGAAATCTCTCCGTCGTGATATAAAGAGTTCTTTATATCGTTATCTCTTGTCGATCAAGCGAATGGTCGCTCTCCGCGCAAGTCAATGCGCGGTCTTCACCATGTCCACCTGGGTTTCGGTAATGTCGTCGTGCAGGATGCGGTCCAGCCGGTCGGCGACCATCTGGTCGTCGCGGCGGATCTCGCGCTTCCACGGCTGGCGGCCCTTCAGCACGCCCGATTCATCGACGATCTCGGCGACATATTCCTCCTGGCGATAGGCCATCACATGGATGCCGGAGACACCGGGAATTTCCTTCACCTCGTTGATGATGTCGGTGCAGAGCTGCTTGCCTTCCTTCTTCTGGTCCTGGGCGCCTTCCAGCCGCTTGATGATAGCGTCAGGGATATGGATGCCCGGCACGTTGGAGCGGATCCATTTTGCCGTCTTGGCGGAAGCGAGAGGGCCGACGCCACACAGGATGAACACTTTCTCGGTGTGGCCGAGATCACGTGCCTTCTGCATGAAGGTCTTGAACATCGGCACGTCGAAGCAATACTGCGTCTGCACGAACTGCGCGCCGGCGGCGATCTTCTTGCCGAGATGGATCGGGCGAAAGTCGAAAGGCGGCGCGAACGGATTGACGGCAGCGCCCAGGAACAGCTGCGGCGGCGTCGTCAGCTTGCGGCCGGACAGAAACTTGCCGTTGTCTCGCATGATGCGGCAGGTCTCCAACAGCGACATGGAATCGAGGTCGAACACCGGCTTGGCGCCCGGCTGGTCCCCGGCCTGCACGCCGTCGCCGGTCAGGCACAGCATGTTGGCGACGCCCATCGCGGCGCCGCCCAGCACGTCGCCCTGGATGGCGATGCGGTTCTTGTCGCGGCAGGCGATCTGCATGATCGGGGCGTAGCCCATGCGGGTCAGAAGTGCACAGATGCCGACCGACGACATATGGCAATTGGCGCCGGACGCATCGACGGCGTTGATGGCGTCGACCCAGCCGTCGAAGATCTTCGCACGGTTGTAGACATCCTCCGGATCGGCGCTGTCGGGCGGGTTCAGTTCGGTCGTCACCGCAAACTCGCCGCGCCTGAGCACGCGCTCCAGCCGGCCGCGCGAGGTGTGGCCGGGCAGGGGATCGAGCGGCAAATGGATGCCGGCCGGATTTTCGTCGAGCTGGCGGCCGGTCACGCGGAGGCTCCGGTCTTCGCGGCAGCGGCGGCTTCACGGGCTGCCGCAGCCTGCGCGGTCACCCGCAGCCAGGCAGAGGTTTCGCGCAACGACTGGTCGACCGGCTTCTGCACGGTGAGGATCCTGTCGGAGTTGACCATGTTCTGCGAACCTTCCCAGGCCTTGACCCAGACGCAGGGCATATCGGGTTCGACCTCGCAATTGCCGTTGGCGCGCACGCCGCCGCAAGGGCCGTTGCGCAACTGCTTGGGGCAGTTCATCGGGCAAGACATGCCGGTCGAGGACAGGATGCACTGACCGCACATGCGGCAGTCGAACATGAAGCCTTTTACGCGCTTTTCGACGAACTTGATTGGAGCCTCGACGCGGCCATAGCCGATACCCTTCCACAACGGGTGCAGCAGCAAGAAGGTGTCGGCGAAGCGGGCGTAAAACCATTCGAGCAAGCGCGAATGCCTGATCGACCACAGCCGTATCGCGAAGGAGCGCTGTACGCGCCGCTGCGGCGAGACATCGGCCGGCTTGTAGTCGGACTTCGGCGCCGCCTTCTTGACCTGAGTGGCCTGCGTAATGGCCACGCCTTCCTTGCTGACGGGAGTGGTTTCAGACATTTTCTTTGCCGCCGGCCTTGACCAGAGCGACCAGCCGCTCGCGGTCATATTTCGCGTCGATCTCGTTGAAGGCCTTTTCGACCTCGGCTTCGAGATCGTCACCGACCGGAACTGGATCAGCCTTGCGCCATTCGGCCAGATAGTCGTCCGTGCCGCCGGCGCCGGTGCGCATGGCGCACATGTCGATCGCCTCGGTGAAGCGCAACGGCAGTTCGCGCTTGGCGTTCTGCCGGCCCTTCTTGACGATGACCTGGGCAGGAATGTCGCGCCAGTAGACGACGATAAGATCGGCCATGAATTCTCGCTCCTCGATCCCCGAGCATTGCCGCAAGCGCAGTGGGCCCGCTTGTTATGGGACGACGCGCGCGCATTCAAAAGCGACGCATTTGGATGTCGTAAAATGAAAGGTGCGTTTATTCGTTTGCGACCCATGCCGCGACGGGGTCACTGCAGCGGTAATGGCGACGGAATTTGCGCTGTTCCGGACACTGGATGCGTTACCAAATGCCGGTTCTCAGCCCTGTCCAGACGTAGAACCAGATCGTCGGGTGGTACCACAGCTTCGACGGCAGCCCTGGATCGAACGTTGCGAGTTTACCGGCCAGCGCGTCGCTGACCGCCTCGACGCAGATGTCGCGCGAAAACGCCGCCTGGCGCAGCGCATAGCTTGAGATGGTGTCACCTTGTTTCGGCTCGCCGCGCACCTGCTTCAGCACGCCACCAGTGTCGACGCCCGCATCGACCAGATGGACGGTGGTGCCGAAATTCTGCGGATCGCCTGACGTCAACGCCCAATAGCCGCCATTCATGCCGCGATATTTCGGGGTGATGCCGGCATGATAGTTGAGCACCGGACACGGCATTTTGGCCAGCATCTCCCTGGAAATCAGCCGGCAGCCGTTCAGCAGCACGACGCCGGGCTTGATCGTCTCGATTGCCTGCAGACATTCCGGCCCGTTGGCGGATGCCACATGGATGATGACCTGGCCTTGCCGCGGTTCCGTTTCAAGCTTCTCCTCGGCAATCAACCGGGCGGCGTGTTTGACATTAAGCCGTTTGCCGAGCCTGCTCAGCACCATAGTGCCGAGCTGGCCGATGGCAGAGATCCAGCCCTGGCGTCGGGCGCGGCCGCGCAGCAATTGCTTTTTAGATTCAGGGATTTCGAGGACGACGCTGACAGGGCCGACGCGGTCGGCGAGGTCGTTGATCATGGCCCAGACATGCGCGCCGCCACCGGTGACGACCACAATAGGTCGCGGATTTGGTTGCGACGCTGCCATTGATCTTTCCGTGCTCCAAGGACCGGCTGATATGGCCGGACCTTAGGGCGGGCGGGTTAATCCTTGGTATGCCGGAAGCCTTACCAACCCATGAAGCCCCCCGGTCAGCGCATGAAGACTTGGTCAGCGCTTGAACTCCATGATGTCGAGCTTCGATTCATAGTAGGGCGCGGGGAACTCGATGCGCCATTCCTTGGCGCTGTTTCGGAAGGCGTAACCAACCTGGTCGGTCTGCGGGCCGCTGCCATAGGGCTTTGCCCGATCGTCGTTGACGGAGCCGGAGCCAAGATAGATCGAGCGCTTGTCGCCGTCGTCGAAGAAGCGGCCCTGGGTGCGCTGAGAACCGCTGATCTTTTCCAGCCGCCAGCCGGAGCCATCATCGGTGACCCTGCATTTGAACCAGCCATAGACAACGAGCGGGCTCAGTCCGCCGACCTTGATCGTGCGGCACCGCCAGTTGCCGGTGAGATCCTTGTCGGAGAAGGCGACCAGCGGCTTGGCCAACAGCGTGTCGAGCTGCTTGAGCTCGGCGGGGTTGGCCGCCTTTGCTTCGGCGAGCGCCGCCTTGCGGGTGTCGCCATATTTGTCGAGCCGCGCCTTATCGGCAGGCGTGATCAGTTTTTGCACTTGTCCGTCGGCAAGGGCGGGCAAAGTACAGCAGAGGAGACCAAGGGCGGCGATCAATGAGCGAAGGATCATCAAAGAATTCCCTGTTTTGTCTGGAACGGCGCTGCCGCCGCCTGGCGCATAACTTACCGGGTCGCTGGCGCCTGTCATCCGTGCTTAACAGCGTCTCGGTCAAAACTCATGGTGTGACGCATGCGAATCTTGCTTACGGGATCGTCGGGTTGGCTGGGCAGCGCGCTGGCGCCACTCCTGCGTGAGCTTGGACATGACGTGACCGGCCTCGATCCCGTTCCATCGGTCGAAACGCGGATCGTCGGTTCGATTGCCGACCGTGACCTCGTCATGCGTGCCGTCGGAGAAAACCGGATAGAGGCCATTATTCACAGAGGCGCGCTGCACAAGCCCAACATAGACAGCCACGCCAACAGCGATTTCATCGCGGCCAACGTGCAAGGCACGCTAAACCTGCTCGACGCGGCGGTGGCGGCCAATGTGCAACGCTTCGTCTTCACGTCAACGACCTCGCTGATGATCTCGCAGGCGATACGCGACGGCTTCAAGGGCGGTGCGCGCAAGGCGGCGTGGCTGACGGAAGCGATGTCGCCCGAGCCGCGCAACATCTATGGCGTCACCAAGCTATCCGCCGAGCATCTCTGCCGTCTCTACCACCTCCAGCACGGCCTGCCGGTGGTGGTGCTGCGCACGGCACGTTTCTTCCCCGAGGCCGACGACATGGCGCATGCCATCGAGCAGTCGGACGCCAACACCAAGGCGAACGAACTGCTGTTTCGGCGGCTGATGGTGGAGGACGCGGCGCAGGCGCATGTCGCCGCCTTGGAGAAGGCACCGGAGCTCGGCTTCGACACCTTCATCATCTGTGCGCCGACGCCGTTCCAACCCGAAGATTGCGAGGCGTTGATCAAGGACGCGCCGTCCGTGGTGGCGCGGTATTTTCCTGAATTTCCCGCTCTCTACGCGAGGAAGGGCTGGACGATGTTTTCCTCGATCGACCGGATCTATGACGCGTCGCGGGCGAGGGACAGGCTGGGTTTTGCCTGCAGGACGAGCTTTGCCGACGTGCTGGCGGCGCTGGCAGCCGAAGACCCGGCCTGAAGCCGTCAGGCGTTCGCGGCCGCCCGCGCCAGGCCTGGCGTCAGGTCGCCAAAATCGGTGGAGCGGCGCTCATAGGCGAGGCCGAGCAGGGCGGCGGCCTTTTCCGCGACCTTGTCGAGCTCCGGATCATCGGTCTGCGCCAGATAGATCAGCTTCTCGTAATTGCCGAAATAGTCCTTGATCAGCTCCGGGTGCTTATCCAGCCCGAGCGGCTTCATGAAGAAGGCATCGAACTGGCGGCACAGGAAGTCCGTCATGTAGAAGGACATCATGTCGTCGTCGGCGACCTTCGCATAGGCGTCCATGCCTTGATAGAACGCGAAGCAATGCGGGCCGGCCATGCGTTCGACGCCATGCTTCTCCAACACGCGGTCAAGCAGGCCGCCAGTGCCGCAATCGGCATAGCCGACGAAGATATGTTCATAGCCTTCCGCCCTGGCCTTTTCGATCGCCTTGTCCATGGCCGGCGCGATGCGGTCGGGATGGAAATGAAACTCCGCCGGCAAACACGTCAATTCGAGGTGATCCAGCCCGAGCTGTTCCTTGACGGCCAACACCTCGCGCGCAATCATCCCGCAGGCGATGACGAGCAGCCTGTCTGTCTGATTCGGTTTTGTTTTTTTCGTCTTGACCAAGTCGAGCCGGCTTTTCGCTGCGGGGCTAATTTATCTGTCGAGGGAGACACCGTCCATGAAACTGCTACGCATAGCGCCGATGGCTATCCTTGCCTGCGCTCTTGCACTTACGGCCTGCGCCAACACCGTTCGGGGTGTCGGCAAGGATGTCAAATCGACGGCGAGGGCGGTCAAAGACACCGTCGCCAATTGATCGGCGGCCGTCTCTCATCTGGGGACAAAAAAGCCGCGCTGCAAGGCGCGGCTTCTTTTTCGTCGCCCTGATGCCTTGGGTCAGGCCGAAGCACGCACGTTGTGCTTGCGCTTCATGAAATCCTTGGCGGTCTCGACCGCTACCGCCGCGTCGCGGCAATAAGCGTCGGCGCCGACGGCCTTGCCGAATTCCTCGTTGAGCGGCGCGCCGCCAACCAGCACGACGTAGTCGTCGCGAATGCCCTTTTCCTTCATCGTGTCGATGACGACCTTCATGTAGGGCATGGTGGTGGTGAGCAGTGCCGACATGCCGATGATGTCGGGCTGGTGCTTTTCGATCGCGTCGAGATACTTCTCGACCGCGTTGTTGATGCCGAGATCGATGACGTCGAAGCCAGCACCCTCCATCATCATGCCGACGAGGTTCTTGCCGATGTCGTGGATATCGCCCTTGACGGTGCCGATCACCATCTTGCCCTGTTTCGGCGCGCCGGTGGCGGCGAGCAGCGGACGCAGGATGAACATGCCGGCCTTCATGGCGTTGGCGGACAAAAGCACTTCCGGCACGAACAGGATGCCGTCGCGAAAATCCTCGCCGACGATACGCATGCCTTCGACCAGCGCCTCGGTAAGCACCTTGTAGGGCGCCCAGCCGCGCTCGAGGAGGATGTTGGTGCCTTCCTCGATCTCTTCCTTCAGCCCGTCATAGAGATCGTCGTGCATCTGCTGCACCAGCTCGTCGTCGGAAAGCTCGGAAAGGATGATCTCGTCGTCGGACATTTTTATCCAGCTCCTCACGGCATCGCGACTGTGTCGCAAGGCACAAAATAATGGTGTTCATACCTAACCCGCAACGGGCGGGTATCCATAGCTGATTTGCGACTTCCCGCAAAAGGAAAGCGACTGGAAAATCTATCGGTTTTCTTGTCGATTTTGCGACAGGCGTTGGCGCGGACGGGCCGTTTCGAATAGGGTGCATGGCTACGATCCGGGCAAAGCCGCGTCATGCGGCCGCAACGGTTACCGACCAGCCATAGTCAGGCGGGCCATATTCAGGGAAGAGCGATCATGAGCGAACACGCGGCAGTCGACCAGGAAGCGTCAAACGCGCGGCGTGGGCGTGGCGCCAGTGGCGGAGGAGCGGCGGCCAGGCGTGCGGCGCGCTCAGGCGGCGGCCCCGGCACCCAGCTCACCTATATCAAGCGCAAGATCAACGTCTACGAGGTGCTGAACGAGGAAGGCCTGGCGCTGATCGAGAAGAACACCGACACGGTGCTGGAAGAGATCGGCATCATTTTTCGCGATGACGCCGAAGCACTGCAGCTCTGGAAAGAGGCCGGCGCCGACGTCAAGGGCGAGCGCGTGCATTTTCCCAAGGGGCTCTGCCGTTCGCTCTTGAAGACCGCGCCGCCCATCTACACCCAGCATGCCCGCAATTCAGAACGCTCGGTGCAGATCGGCGGCAATGCGACGGTGTTCGCGCCGGTCTATGGTCCGCCCTTCGTGCGCGATCTCGACGGCGTCAGGCGCTACGCGACGATCGAGGATTTCCAGAATTTCGTGAAGCTTGCCTATATGGCGCCGTCGATCCACCATTCGGGCGGCACGGTGTGCGAGCCGGTCGACGTGCCGGTCAACAAGCGCCATCTCGACATGGTCTACGCGCACATCAAATACTCCGACAAGCCGTTCATGGGTTCGGTGACCGCACCGGAGCGCGCCGAGGACACGGTGGCGATGGCCAAGCTGGTGTTCGGCGACGACTTCGTCGAGAACAACACGGTGCTGACCAGCCTGATCAACGCCAACTCGCCGATGGTGTTCGACGAGACCATGCTTGGCGCCCTGAAGGTCTATTCGCGTCATAACCAGGCCTGCATCGTCACGCCGTTCATCCTGGCCGGCGCGATGAGCCCGGTGACGGTCGCCGGCACGCTGACGCAGGTCCTGGCCGAAGTGCTGGCCGGCGCCTCGTTCACGCAGCTGATCCGTCCGGGCGCGCCGGTGCTGTTCGGCACCTTCGCCTCGTCGATCTCGATGCAGTCGGGCGCGCCGACCTTCGGCACGCCGGAGCCGTCGCTGGTCTCCTATGGCGCTGCACAACTGGCCCGCCGGCTCGGCCTGCCGTTCCGTACCGGCGGCTCGCTTTGCGCTTCGAAAGTTCCGGACGCACAGGCAGCCTATGAGAGCGCCAACACGCTGAACTCGACCATTCTCGCCGGCACCAATTTCGTCCTGCATTCGGCAGGCTGGCTCGAAGGCGGGCTGGCCTCCTGCTACGAAAAATTCATGATGGATATCGACCAGCTCGGCATGACCCAGAAATTCTCCGAGGGCGTCGACCTGTCGGAGAACGGCCAGGCGATGGACGCCATCCGCCAGGTCGGCCCAGGCAGCCACTATCTCGGCTGCGACCATACCCAGGCCAATTTCCAGACCGCCTTCTACCGCTCGTCGATCGCCGACAACAACTCCTACGAGCAGTGGCTGGCCGAGGGCCAGAAGACCGCACCGCAGCGCGCCAACGATCTGGCGCGGCGCTGGCTGGAGGCTTACGAAGCGCCGCACCTTGATGAAGGCATTGATGAAGCCCTGAAGGATTTCATCGCCAAGAAGAAGGGGTCGATGCCCGACGCCTTCACCTGAAAGGAGCCCGAGTCAGGCGGGGCTAAAGTCGCCAACATCATCCACAAGGAAGTCTGGCGGAGTGCCTTCTCCGATCCGGACAAGAAGGGATGATTGCGTGCGCGGCATGATCGACGAGATCACGGCCGCGCTTGGCGCCAACGGCCTCATCCTGCGTGGCGGCTTTCTCTTTCCCGATGACGAGGGTGGCCCTGATGGCGCCTCGGGTGAGCCGGCAAAGTCTGTCCTGCTGGTAGGGCAGGCGGGCGCCGCGCCTTGGCCGCATTTCCTGCGCTGGCGGGGCCAGCAGCCACAGGCGATCGCCGATCCGCTCGACACCTGGTCGCGGGAGGTCATCGGCGAGGTGGCGCAAGAGTTTGGTGCCCGCGTCGTTTCGCCGTCGGACAAGCCTTACCTGCCGTTCCAGCAATGGGCTGTTCGGGCGGAAGGGCTGAGGCCGTCGCCGCTCGGGATCCTCATGCATCCGCAATACGGGCTTTGGCATGCTTATCGCGGCGCGCTGCTGTTCGAGGACGAGATAACGCTTCCGGAATTTCGGGAGACGATCCATCTTTGCGACACCTGCGTCGACAAACCTTGTCTGAAATCCTGTCCGGTCGCCGCTTATTCGACGGATGGTTTCGCCTACCAGGCCTGCCTCGCGCATGTGCGGGGGGCGAATGGCGAGCCGTGCCGGGCCGGTGGTTGTCTTGACCGCAATGCCTGCCCCTATGGCGCGCAGTATCGCTATCCGCCGGAGGTCCAGGCCTTCCACATGGCTGCGTTCGCTGGTCCTTAGCGCATCACGCGATCCCGCACGAAATGTTGACCGCCGGGCTCAGGGAACGCCTTGCCGTGGCGGCTTGCGCGGATATGTATCGCGCATCTGGCAAACGGAGCACGCAATGATGAAGCAGGACCTTCACATCAAGACCCGTGACGGTGTGGCGAAGGCAGGCCTGTTCCGCTCGGCCAAGGTTTCTTCAGCCAAGGCTGGCGTCATTCTCTACCAGGACGCCTTCGGTCCGCGCCCGGCGCTTGACCTGATGGCGGAACGGCTGGCGGGCGAGGGCTATGCGGTGCTGGTGCCCGATCTCTTCTATCGCAATGCTCCTTATGGGCCGTTCGACCCCAAGACCGCTTTTGTCGAAGAAAGGACCAGGGCGCCGCTGATGGCGC is a window from the Mesorhizobium australicum WSM2073 genome containing:
- a CDS encoding 4Fe-4S dicluster domain-containing protein, producing MRGMIDEITAALGANGLILRGGFLFPDDEGGPDGASGEPAKSVLLVGQAGAAPWPHFLRWRGQQPQAIADPLDTWSREVIGEVAQEFGARVVSPSDKPYLPFQQWAVRAEGLRPSPLGILMHPQYGLWHAYRGALLFEDEITLPEFRETIHLCDTCVDKPCLKSCPVAAYSTDGFAYQACLAHVRGANGEPCRAGGCLDRNACPYGAQYRYPPEVQAFHMAAFAGP